One genomic window of Bradyrhizobium sp. CCGE-LA001 includes the following:
- a CDS encoding ABC transporter ATP-binding protein, translated as MAQFPKKITDDPYAAVVLIRRLVVEQGVVYWRRYLVAFALMALAAGSTAGATYVLGQVINQAYVDKNIPGIAMFSGITVILLFIKGVATYGHMVILTKISNAILATNQRQLFAKLMRESVGFFSERHSSEFLARLTAGAKSITDVLNMLVNAVGRDLLMLLAMICVMVWQDPLMSFIGLVAVPPAMLVLRKLVKRIKGLAYNQFTGTADILETMQESLQGIRTVKAFTLEDTMQKRIDENIAIVERNANKMARVANRSNPLMEMLGGFAVAGCLMYGGYAVVALNATPGAFFSFMTAFLMATEPAKRLARLNIDLNSQLVGARMLLEIIDSPASEYSDDDKPALKLSDARIELRDVSFSYRSGETVLNRMSFVAEPGKVTALVGPSGGGKSTVLALLLRFYEVTQGDIVIDGQSISSVSRKSLRAQTAYVGQDVYLFRDTIRNNIAFGRPGASEGEIIEAAKAACAHDFIMGFPLGYDTPVGEHGTQLSGGQRQRIAVARALIKNASIILLDEATAALDSESERQVQEAIEHLCQNRTTLVIAHRLHTIMHADSILVVEGGEIVEQGRHDELLRRGGRYASFFRLQHRDSGALAPISATA; from the coding sequence ATGGCCCAGTTTCCAAAGAAAATCACCGACGATCCCTATGCGGCAGTGGTCCTGATTCGCCGCCTGGTCGTGGAGCAGGGCGTCGTCTATTGGCGGCGGTACCTCGTTGCTTTCGCGTTGATGGCGCTTGCCGCCGGATCGACCGCGGGCGCGACCTATGTGCTCGGCCAGGTCATCAACCAGGCCTATGTCGACAAGAACATCCCGGGCATCGCGATGTTCTCTGGCATCACGGTGATCCTGCTGTTCATCAAGGGTGTCGCAACCTACGGCCACATGGTGATCCTGACGAAGATCAGCAACGCCATCCTTGCCACCAACCAGCGCCAGCTGTTCGCCAAGCTGATGCGCGAGAGCGTCGGCTTCTTCTCGGAGCGGCATTCCTCTGAATTCCTGGCGCGGCTGACCGCCGGCGCCAAGTCGATCACCGACGTCCTCAACATGCTTGTCAACGCCGTCGGGCGCGACCTGTTGATGCTGCTCGCCATGATCTGCGTAATGGTGTGGCAGGACCCGCTGATGTCGTTCATCGGCCTCGTGGCGGTGCCGCCGGCGATGCTGGTGCTGCGCAAGCTGGTCAAGCGCATCAAGGGCCTTGCCTACAACCAGTTCACCGGCACCGCCGACATCCTGGAGACGATGCAGGAATCGCTGCAAGGCATCCGCACGGTGAAGGCGTTCACGCTCGAAGACACCATGCAGAAGCGCATCGACGAGAACATCGCGATCGTCGAGCGTAACGCCAACAAGATGGCGCGGGTCGCCAACCGCTCCAATCCGCTGATGGAGATGCTCGGCGGCTTCGCGGTGGCCGGCTGCCTGATGTATGGCGGCTATGCCGTCGTCGCGCTCAACGCCACGCCCGGCGCGTTCTTCTCGTTCATGACGGCGTTCCTGATGGCGACCGAGCCGGCCAAGCGGCTGGCCCGCCTCAACATCGACCTCAACAGCCAGCTCGTCGGCGCGCGCATGCTGCTCGAGATCATTGACAGCCCGGCGAGCGAGTATTCCGACGACGATAAGCCGGCACTGAAATTGTCCGATGCCCGGATCGAGCTGCGCGACGTCAGCTTCTCCTATCGTAGCGGCGAAACCGTGCTCAACCGCATGAGCTTCGTGGCCGAGCCCGGCAAGGTCACCGCGCTGGTCGGCCCATCCGGCGGCGGCAAGTCGACCGTGCTGGCGCTGCTGTTGCGCTTCTACGAGGTGACGCAAGGCGACATCGTGATCGACGGCCAGTCGATCTCATCAGTATCGCGCAAATCGCTGCGTGCGCAGACCGCCTATGTCGGCCAGGACGTCTATCTGTTCCGTGACACCATCCGCAACAACATCGCCTTCGGCCGACCCGGCGCGAGCGAGGGCGAAATCATCGAGGCCGCGAAGGCGGCTTGCGCGCATGATTTCATCATGGGCTTCCCGCTCGGTTACGACACGCCGGTCGGCGAGCACGGCACGCAGCTCTCGGGCGGTCAGCGCCAACGCATCGCCGTGGCGCGCGCGCTGATCAAGAATGCGTCGATCATCCTTCTGGACGAAGCCACCGCCGCGCTCGATTCCGAATCCGAGCGGCAGGTGCAGGAGGCGATCGAGCATCTGTGCCAGAACCGCACCACCCTCGTGATCGCGCATCGCCTGCACACCATCATGCACGCCGACAGCATTCTGGTGGTCGAGGGCGGCGAAATCGTCGAGCAGGGCCGGCACGACGAGCTGCTCCGCCGCGGCGGCCGCTACGCCTCGTTCTTCCGCCTGCAACACCGCGATTCCGGCGCTCTGGCGCCGATCAGCGCAACCGCATAG
- a CDS encoding fumarylacetoacetate hydrolase family protein, with translation MNAASYVIPLPPQASLPVVGESGSYPVRRIWCVGRNYLEHIREMGNDERAPPFFFAKHADMLVPDGATIPYPPLTKDLHHEVELIVAMKSGGLNIPADKALDHVYGYAVGIDLTRRDLQIASRKKERPWEIGKSFDGSAPCSAIQPAAKIGHPAKGKIWLTVNGKETQKGDLTELIWNVPEIIWQLSQQVKLAAGDIIMTGTPAGVSQLQPGDKLECGVDGVGTLKVSIGQPE, from the coding sequence ATGAACGCCGCCTCCTACGTCATCCCGCTTCCGCCCCAGGCTTCGCTCCCCGTCGTCGGCGAGAGCGGCAGCTATCCCGTGCGCCGCATCTGGTGCGTCGGCCGCAACTATCTCGAGCACATCCGCGAGATGGGCAATGACGAGCGCGCCCCGCCGTTCTTCTTCGCCAAGCATGCCGACATGCTGGTGCCTGATGGCGCCACCATCCCCTATCCGCCGCTGACCAAGGATCTGCATCACGAGGTCGAGCTGATCGTCGCGATGAAAAGCGGCGGCCTCAACATTCCCGCCGACAAGGCGCTCGACCACGTCTACGGCTATGCCGTCGGCATCGACCTGACCCGCCGCGATCTCCAGATCGCCTCGCGCAAGAAGGAGCGCCCGTGGGAGATCGGCAAGTCGTTCGACGGCTCCGCCCCCTGCTCCGCGATTCAGCCTGCTGCGAAGATCGGCCATCCCGCCAAGGGCAAAATCTGGCTCACCGTCAACGGCAAGGAAACGCAGAAGGGCGACCTCACCGAATTGATCTGGAACGTGCCTGAGATCATCTGGCAGCTCTCGCAGCAAGTGAAGCTCGCCGCCGGCGACATCATCATGACGGGTACGCCCGCCGGCGTGTCGCAGCTCCAGCCCGGCGACAAGCTCGAATGCGGCGTCGACGGCGTCGGCACGCTGAAGGTGAGCATCGGCCAGCCCGAATAA
- a CDS encoding YybH family protein → MSPLPIANTKIVQFFRQWLETFAGYVREVDYASARPLFHPDVLAFGTHNDVIPGLDQWVSTQWDNVWPKTSDFRFVLDQASILASADGAMVTVIAPWTSTGYHPDGSPFPRPGRATMVFSRNADGWLCVHSHMSLNRGVPQASHANRPVKGW, encoded by the coding sequence ATGAGTCCGTTGCCGATCGCCAATACCAAGATCGTGCAATTCTTCCGGCAATGGCTGGAAACCTTCGCGGGCTATGTCCGCGAGGTCGACTATGCCTCGGCGCGGCCGCTCTTCCATCCGGACGTGCTCGCCTTCGGCACGCACAACGACGTCATTCCCGGCCTCGATCAATGGGTCTCGACGCAATGGGATAACGTTTGGCCGAAGACGAGCGACTTCCGTTTCGTGCTCGATCAGGCCTCGATCCTAGCATCCGCCGACGGCGCGATGGTGACCGTGATCGCGCCATGGACGAGCACGGGCTACCATCCCGATGGCAGCCCGTTTCCACGGCCCGGCCGGGCGACGATGGTGTTCTCGCGAAACGCCGATGGTTGGCTGTGCGTGCATTCCCACATGTCGCTCAATCGGGGTGTCCCGCAGGCAAGTCATGCCAATCGGCCGGTGAAGGGCTGGTAG
- a CDS encoding aspartyl/asparaginyl beta-hydroxylase domain-containing protein encodes MLKQLFAPQLVILYVLAASTIYVHFRGKQRLRFARQLGDHSTYLAPYNVLMYAGSAVPNKPVIPVEQFPELKPLSENWETIRDEAVRLFDEGFIRAAAKNNDWGFYSFFKSGWKRFYLKWYDDFLPSARTLCPKTVELLNSIPSVHGAMFAMLPPGGKLGAHRDPFAGSLRYHLGLVTPNSNKCRILVDGVECVWRDGEAFMFDETFIHSAENATDVNRIILFCDVERPMKFGFMTAINRWVSHHIVKASATQNVDGESVGVLNKVFGKLYEIHLASRKVKAWNRNVYYTLKYSLTALVLGLIVWSAVR; translated from the coding sequence ATGCTGAAACAGCTTTTTGCGCCGCAACTTGTCATTCTCTATGTGCTGGCGGCCTCGACGATTTACGTTCACTTCCGCGGCAAGCAGCGGCTGCGGTTCGCGCGCCAGCTCGGCGATCACTCGACCTATCTCGCACCCTACAATGTGCTGATGTATGCGGGCTCGGCCGTGCCGAACAAGCCGGTGATCCCGGTCGAGCAGTTTCCGGAGCTTAAGCCGCTCAGCGAGAATTGGGAGACCATCCGCGACGAGGCAGTGCGCCTGTTCGACGAAGGCTTCATTCGCGCCGCCGCCAAGAACAACGACTGGGGCTTCTATTCCTTCTTCAAGAGCGGCTGGAAGCGATTTTACCTGAAATGGTACGACGACTTCCTGCCCTCGGCGCGCACGCTGTGCCCCAAGACGGTGGAGCTGCTCAATTCGATTCCGTCGGTGCACGGTGCGATGTTCGCGATGTTGCCGCCGGGCGGCAAGCTGGGGGCTCATCGCGATCCGTTCGCGGGCTCGCTGCGCTATCACCTCGGCTTGGTCACACCGAACTCGAACAAGTGCCGGATCCTCGTCGACGGCGTCGAATGCGTCTGGCGCGACGGCGAGGCCTTCATGTTCGACGAGACCTTCATCCACAGCGCGGAGAATGCGACCGACGTCAACCGCATCATCCTGTTCTGCGACGTCGAGCGCCCGATGAAGTTCGGCTTCATGACCGCGATCAACCGCTGGGTCAGCCACCACATCGTCAAAGCGTCGGCGACCCAGAACGTCGATGGCGAGAGTGTCGGCGTGCTGAACAAGGTGTTCGGCAAGCTCTACGAGATCCATCTCGCCAGCCGCAAGGTGAAGGCATGGAATCGCAACGTCTACTACACGTTGAAGTACTCGCTGACGGCGCTGGTCCTCGGCTTGATCGTGTGGTCGGCAGTTCGGTGA